One genomic region from Homalodisca vitripennis isolate AUS2020 chromosome 6, UT_GWSS_2.1, whole genome shotgun sequence encodes:
- the LOC124365329 gene encoding putative uncharacterized protein DDB_G0282129 produces MASYSISRTAPKKNQALQQQQQQQQQQQQQQQTNVYSSLKSNSSGNTRALCNICQREFCNKYFLRRHKLKIHGIVGPVSKEGSNADTQESNSLNNNTSQEKVDMPTTEAEAYSGYTKQFIPSNFNMDMKEVSQNMELSLEKPKEKPEKEPEQDIQLP; encoded by the exons ATGGCTTC TTATTCAATCAGCCGAACAGCTCCTAAAAAGAACCAAGCtcttcaacaacaacaacaacaacaacaacagcaaCAGCAGCAGCAACAAACCAACGTTTATTCTTCTTTAAAATCCAATTCAAGTGGGAATACGAGAGCGCTTTGCAACATCTGTCAAAGAGAGTTTTGtaacaaatactttttaagaagACATAAATTAAAGATACACGGTATTGTTGGTCCTGTTTCAAAAGAAGGTTCCAATGCAGATACACAAGAAAGCAACAGTTTAAATAACAATACCTCACAAGAGAAAGTCGATATGCCTACGACGGAAGCAGAAGCTTATAGTGGGTACACAAAACAGTTTATTCcttcaaattttaatatggaTATGAAAGAAGTGTCACAGAACATGGAACTCAGCTTGGAGAAACCTAAAGAGAAACCAGAAAAAGAACCAGAACAAGACATTCAGCTACCCTAG